CACAGCCATATGCAAATGCATAAAAAGGCCTAGCAGTGATAGCCTGAAGCCACTGTTGAATGCCTAGTGTTTGATAGTAGGCATCTGAAAGCAGTAAATTCTGCAGTAAAATACTAGTAGTCTGAACTTGTCATTATAGTAATATATCctgtttgctttaagaaaagtaCCTTTTCTATGTAACTGACACAACTTCTTCTTCTGCCATTATGTCATCCATTTTTGCCCCTCCAAACCTCACCTTTGGTGGGTGTTAAGTTTGTGATCACAGGCTGGACACAGGTTATTTACAAGCAGGGCCATTGAGGTTATCTGATCCTAAAGAGGACTTATCACcacaattcttactttatatagaagggtagataccTAACCAGCAATAAATGTTAGGTGCACTTGCTGTTCATAGATATAACTCTTATATTTATTCACGTATCATTCAGTGACATAATATCTGCacattttaaaactgtataaACGAAAACAAACTCAAGGTGGTATCCATTGACCTATGGTTATGCATTAGATATATTCCTAATATATGTTCTATACTAAACAAAATGATTCATAAAACTAAACAGTCAATTCTCAGATGTATAATTTGTATTGTAGATACTGGTCTGCAGTTCCAGgtaatataacattataataaattacattttctcttGTATTAGAAACAATATATGGGGCACATTTTGGAATTAAAAAAGAAGCCTAATCCCTCTTTGCAGctttaaaactatattaaatCATGAAACAATGTGAAGGAATATTTATAGCgtagtaaaaaaaactgctttccaGACCAAGATCCAGTATAAAGTGATTCTCACTGGACCACAAAGCATAAATGGCTCACAAGGAGCCCAACCAGATATAAGTTCAatctatgtattatatattgtaactaTAAGTTGTACAACACAGTACCCATCGTATCCATGTCTCTATCTCATCTTCTGCCAGTCGAGATACAGTTCGAGGCAGGAAACGGACCAGCCTCTCTTTAATGACAGATGATGCTAGTGAAGTGCACTCAGATTCCACTAAGCTGGCAATGACATCAGCAGTCTGCCCGGATCCCTCCACCACTACACATGGGATTTTACTTTTGATTGCTGTATTTAGTGCCTGTTTGAAAACAAGAAGGAATTAGGTGTACAGACGAGCAAACAATTCTTTGCCAAATGTGTTAAAATCCTTTGAGGATGGAAAATATATGAATCCCATAGCCTGTGCTTGTGgtgcagcattaaaaaaataacaaagtacATGGACTTTagttaaaagagaaaatgaaaataaatctgtgATAAGAGAGCCATGGGAACATTTAACAATTAATTTTCTGAACATTCTAGTTGCCAGGGTGCCATGCTGATACTCAGACTTTGAAACTTGTTTTCAGGACAGATCCTCAAAATAGACTCAAGAAAACCAACATGACAGCTATTATGCCCCCAGACAGTATTGGTTCTGCTGAGCCCTTTAGGAGTTGAATGATTTGCTATAGCTATATATTGTTATAGTGAAGTTTACATCACTTTGCCAAACTAAGCCATCCAATTAGTGCTCCAAGTGTACAACAAAGCTCTCCTTTTTGAGGATCCAAATTTTTAATTGTCCCTTACAAATATAGAGAGCTGGGGCACAAGTTCTTTAAATATATGCATGAAATCATATTTTTCGACAAATGAAATAGCAACTAACCACACACATTTAATAGTTGTCATAAACCCCTGAACCTTGTTTTggtgcaaaaaacacatttatatacaaattcagCTCACCCTCAGTGTGTCCTTTCCACCCCCCTGAGCAATACATACAATAGGGATTTTTCCACCATAGTTGGAATCTGCAGAGAAGCAAGCATAAAAATAGTTCAAAGTACAACAAACATTCAACAAATCTAGAACACAGTACTATAGATGAATGTgttaaaaagcaaatgaaaaagcgCTGGGTACGGTGCTTTTGGTCCATTAAAGCCCTTGTATTGGCCTGAATCATGTAATACCcaacagacactgacacaggaagTAGCCCCTACTAGATGTACATTGAATGGACACAATTTCCGAAATTGGGcttccacttttttttcatttaccttgCATTCCATTTACTTTTAACAGTTGTACAAGATAATCAAGTCTGAAAGAGAATGAGTCCAGTCTGAAGGCCACTTGTAGCTGACTATTTGCCAAGAAACTACGTGCTTTATGTGACTGAACTGAAGCTGTATCCTATTGCCTACATGAGCACTGGTGGTCATTTTACATACAAATCTATGTATGTAAAACTAATTTATTCTATCTCATTCATCTTGTACATGGAAATTGTTCTGAAGGGGCCAAGGTGACCAACCACATCTATATAAAAACGTTGTCACAAATCTAGTGAGGCAATAATCATATTTGTCCAGTGATTTATCCATGATTTTCAAATCAGGGATGAATCACTGTCATATGAATCACATTTcataaattgtataatataatgCTAATCATTTATATTGTAGGGATCACTGTCTCCAACAGTGGATATTTTATCTAACAAAGTTTTAACTCAGAAATATTAAATACTGACAGAACAACTAGATGAGAAGATTGCCGCTGAAAATAATGGTTACTGGAAGTTCCTATCTTTGCTGGTATCACACACCACCATACtccacaatacaatacaatccaCATGCACCTTCTAGAAACAAGAtagttatacattttaattgctACTTACATCATACCTATGGCATTATAATCTATGGAATTGTGATGCGAATAGACTGTTACACTTGAATTGAAACAAACATtgataaatacaatgtatgcagTAAAGTCAGCTGAATTATGCAATAAAGAAGAGTTTTAaactgttaggctatgtacacacatgcaataattgttgttggaaaggattttttacgATCCTTTCTAAatactaacgactgcacgatgcatgaatgagtgctgtacctacggcgccattctgctctatggagagggaagggggagaacgacagagcagcacccctctgtgctctctcccaCTTCaattccattacgatcattcgtcatccattgtctgtggatctgcccggacggttgttcggacgatgaacgacaagtgctgtacacatgcaagattctcgtccgatatcagccctgagccattGCACTGGTGTACCCAGCCTTAATCTTAATTGCACAATTCAGCAATTCTTTAAAAGTAgaaaatgaaacataataaaataccacatgcattttattttagtgcaTTGACACAATTAAGAAGATGAATCCAGTACCAGGCACATTTAACTCCGAGATATACTTCTCCAATGAAGCTCTAAGATCAGCCTCAACAGTTGCATGTCCGTTGGTGCCATTATCCACAAGAATCAGATGCGTGTGATTGTTGTCTAGACAGTAGAGAGGATCTCGCTTCTGCTCCTCCATAATGTAGTGAGCCACATAATTTCCCTGTCAAAAAGAATACAAGGTTCCcctatttagataaaaaatatgaatgtatataGCATTTTCAACAGAACTCATGTTAAAGCTTCACATCACCACATTGGGGAACCCATTTATAAATTCAACACGGGAACCTCATGATGATTTCAAGCACAGAAGCTACTTAATCTCTACAGAAAATCAGAAGTTGATATGTTACCATCCCAGCTAcaaatttttttagaatataacaCATTTAGATTCACATACCTCTGTTGTGGAAGTCCGTATCAGTGTATCGCGATTGGAGATCATGCCCCAGGCTGCAATACCAATAGCTACAACCTTTTCCTCTGAACTCCGGCTAATGGTGTTATCTCTAACCACTTCTCCTATGTACTTCATAAGGCCATAGTGAGTTCCCCCTGTAAATATCCATGCCCCTGAGTGTGGAAAAAGTATAGAAATTCATTATAAACCATCTATGAActcaatgaaaaatgttttgaacatctccacatatttaaattttttttacattgtatatcttatatatatatatacacatttatttgtatgtactGAGTGAAAAGAACTCAGTAAAAACCCAAGcacatttatgttttcataaGATATACACATTATAATTGATTGGAAGTTTTACATGATCACATTTGTATGATACCCTTTCTCTGTTATTAAAATACTGCACAGGGTAAACACAAGTGGTCTTGGCTCCTAGAAATATTGTTAGAACTTCCATTCCAATACGCTTTTTATCAGTTGACCTGTTGTCTGCCATATCTGGGTAATCAACTTAGCAACAAGCATTACTATAGATCAGACTTCAGTTAGGCTGTGTACTCACGCTCAATTATTgtagttggaaacaatcttttacaattgtttccagtgacaaacgactgaaagatTAACAAACAGTGctattcttttctatggagaaggggAAACAAGAGAGTGGCACCCCCGCTATCCTCCCTTTACTTCTATTGCGGTCGTtcatgacagatccatgaacaatgccAGATGACTCTATCAGGCGTCtgctgacgtgtgtacatagccttagaatgAACAAAATAGCCAAAGTTATTAAACACAGAACATCCAACCTCAACATTTTGTCTTCCAACCAACCACActtctcttttcacttttttataccCCACTTGGTGAAAGTAGAATCCGGCTGATAGTTAGGAACAGCACATACAGTTCTTTCTAAAAATGCCATGAAAGTTTAAATGAAATGCATGCAACGTTCTGCCAGGTCAGGCAATTTGGTTGCAacaagcctaatttattaaagttccccaagacaggagaagctagactatcattggagaacctgggtgatccagtaaatccaAAATATTAAGTATCATAATTCTTTGCAActtttttcaatcctgggcctgatcaatgtcaggtttgctggatcacccaggttctcctaggATAGTCTagcttcagtcttggagagccctaATAAAGGCCGAATATGTGTTGTTTTGAAGTGGTCccaatcttttaaaacaaaattgctcTTTTTCTTATTCTACAAGGATGCTGCAATCAAATTTTGCTTTACAGAGACCTGCATTACATAAATGCTATTGGAGTCTCCTAAAGTACCTTTAGTCTGTGCTATATAGATTAGACGGCTGAAGATCTTGCGCATTCTTGGCTTCAGAGAGAAGTTCTTGGCACCTCCTGTTACAGAGATGATGAGGTTTGGTGTTTTAAGCTGCCAGTATTGTGTCATAAGTTCATACAATGTCTCTGGTGTTGTGTCCCTGGACAAGCGAATATACTAAAATGAAAAGATTCAAAGTGAACAACTATGTCTTCAATACCTTTACCTGAACAGTACCTGcaaaaacatttgacatttgatATTTATAAACCATCAATAGGATTTATAAAAACTCTTGTTACACTAATATTAAGGCTATTTTGTAAGTTACAAGTAGCCAAGTAGTATAAATTACATGCTAAAAAGTACAATTATTGTATGATTTGATGGTGGAGGGTAAATAATACCAATAGATGGTTTGATGGTAGATGTTAGAAAAACATGATTGACAAATTAAATCTAGAAAAATAGCAACTGGTCTATCATTTTGGAGATTAACAGAAcaatttaatgaatatatttctgTTGTAAAAATCTGTAAACTTACAGAAGCCATATAGAATATATGGGCATATAAAACAGAATCTTCCGTGTCTTTGGGTTttgatggcagtaattgattcccaccagggaatgtttagggaatgtcagattgtttCATACATGGAGCTCTATGTGTAGTATTATTTGCTTAACCACACTGGGAAGACACaggcaataaattcattttttttgtgaaaatggttATTGGGTGCACATAATTCTAGCAATTTTTTAGACTACACTTGAATTCAATTTAGACTACACACAGAATTCAATCaagaaaattttatatatacatagcatTTAATGAAATCTCAAATAAAAGATTCTGCAGTTGTCTTTCTTCTAAATTTCACGatatattatatctttttttctagcaaacaaaattacttttatctgcctacttcagtgtttctcaaccacggttcctctagaggttgctatgGGGTCCTTGAGCCATGAGAACTTCAGACCTCTCTGATTAGTTTACCTGACATCAAtattctgtaagggtgacatttttcccactggcaggCAGTGTAAaaaggaattcctcccactgacaaccacactaatgtactgtgagtttaGGATATGATAATttcctgaagagctgaaagttttttcaaagcttccccagtgttaaaaaggttgggaatggCTGGTCTAGTCAATACACCAATATTTTCCTAGATTAAAGAAGAACACATACTTGTACATGCTCTCCTAAATACATCTCAGCAATGTTTCCATGCTTGTTGTGTACCTAAACATTGTGAGCATTTTAAAGAAGCCTTTGGTCTAGTTCAGAGGATGATGAGATTATGATATGGTTAATGTTTTCCTAGATCTGTGAACTTTGCCAATGATAAAGATGTTACATATGGAGTCTCACCCATGGCTGTCAATAGGGAATGAATGTGGGTagtagtgagtggttcagtaccttAAAAACCAGTGCAGCGTCTGGCAAAGTGCCAAATGCCAGAGCCACCATTGCCTTACTTATTAACAAAACACATTAAATCCATTAGAAGATAGCTATTCTGTGTGACTTCATTCACAAGGGTCAAATAGTCTAGGTATTCCAATTGATTATACAGCAAAATGGGTCTCTCATTTTTATCTCTATACACAACTTTTCATATCTTGCATGCCTGGATTTCTGCTGCATTTTGGGCTGTTGGCAATTATTCCACGTACTATAATGGTTTGGAGACTCTCCCCAAAGGAATGTATTTAAGATTTTATGGGATATTGAAGTTTGCCTTGaaacaatagacctgatttattaaagctctccaaggctggagagaatagactttcatcagtgaagctgggttatccatcaaacctagaatggatctggtccaggattcaaaacatttgctatcaaatagcaaatgactttgaagaaactcatttcaggtttgctgtttcacccagctttactgatgaaagtgtatcctctccagccttggagagctttaataaatcaggcccaatgaccgAAGACTTTTGAGAGTACTGCCTATTCAGCGGTTagctttttttaatgatgaataaatatttaatatagacTAGTGTTATACTTAATCTGTgaaatctgtgaaacgtgttgagcaCCCCTGTTTTGAGGCCTCATAGAAGATTTTCAGTAGAGAAGtgtctttgtttcatttttaagcCAGTAAATAGAATGGAAGCCATGGGAATGCATTtgtctattaaatatttatataacttgGAAACTCATAATCGGGTAATAATATGGTACTTTAActataaatgtgtgtattattacattgttctatgttaatatgtttatgtaaccaaagttttgttttgtttttttttttgaataccaaagttttgaatttttttagtagcattacagaaaactgtaaaccacagcacagagcaaagCAGTGAAAATGGAggccttttaaatattttactgtattcgTGAGGCAGATATTGAGCATACCTTTCCTCTTCTTCCATATGCCTCGAACTGAATATCTCCATATGCATCTGTAGGCAGCTCTTTTGTGTGCTTCTTATAGTTCCACTTATCATTCTGGTTGGTTTGAATGGCTTCAATGTGTTGTATCTTGGAGTACCCACATTTACAATTGCCATCACTACAATTAGGAAATAAAGTTTGCTATAGTTATTCATGCAGTGAAATTGTCAAGATATAGGCATTTTATAGATGCAGTCTATATCAGCATAATATTCTCCCTGATACTTACTGTGATTTTGAATCTTTGGTGTATGTTATGCACTCCCTCTTTTTGAAGTTCTCCTGAATAAATTTGACTGCATCCTGTAATGTGAGAATCACAGCATCAAGAAAAGTAACCATTTCTTAGGACAAATGGTAGGTGTCAAGGTTTGGACTTACTAAATCGTCCAGTGATAATTCAATACTGCGGGACATGCTGGAGTACAACGTGCGGGAGCTCTCCATCATCCCACTCCTGCGACTCCTCATCCTGGACAAATCTGTGGAATTCTCCAGTAATCTAAAGAGAggaaatcttttttaatttagtcTATGACCAGTACAATTATTTCCTAATGTTAAAACCCAGACAGACATTCAAATATCATTCATTGAGTTATTATCagttaatgttaaaaaagatcCATAATTTTTCTTCatacagcatatataaatattcaaatatcaaTCATCTGTAAACGATGTACAGAAAGACATAGACTGGAAGGTAGGACCAGTACTCTCGGCCAGTCGGGCTCTACTATGCTACACAGTTCTGAAATGGAATATACTGACAGACAGAGAGAAGGTTTATGACTTCATAGGTTTGCTGTCTCTCTCGTCTGGTAACTGTAACTCATTTTCTGGTAACTGTTAGGCTTTTTTTAATCTACAGTTAGTCAAAAAAATAAGTTCCAGGACAAGTGTTCTTCTGCCTAAATGCTCTCATATTTTTTATCATTGGTGTTTTCTACTAGTTATTTATAAATTGTGACACTAACCAGAGATcagaataaaaaccttttttttattttagggactACCAGACCTCAtctaatataattatacattaaCTTTACATATagttcatatatttatacattaactATACATTAACATATGTCTACATTTTGTATaggatatattattaaaatagagaCATGTTTGTGGTTCAAAATGTTGTTATGGTAAAGATAGGTTCAAATCTTTATGGGtgatataaaaagtattaaaaaaaggacTTAGAACTTGTTAGAAAAGTTATATTGACTAActgctgtgtttttataaattgctgAATTCCTGCTCCATAATATACTAAAGGTTTTTCCCATTCTCTCACCTTAGAATGTGAACAAAATATAAGccagaataatgtaaaaaaaagagccaCAGCCTAACACCATTTTCATCTATTGAATATACTAGCAAAGGTTTTGATCAAGATTTTACTACAGTGTGGTACCCCACTGGGTGACATCAGGATCAATAACAAATGGGGCTGGGGACATCAGGACAGGAAGgcaaacacagcaataaaaatctgatagaTGTTCTAACCccacttttgtaataaaaaaaaatgcccaggtAGAAGAATTATTTCCCACCACTTGCTGACATCCTATCACAGTGACAGTGAGAATGAGGAAATCTGACGGAGATCACAGACAATAGCAAAAGAGGGTCCAAGTCTTCCCTACGCAATCCAGAATAGCAAAAGATGTTTTGGTTGGAgcttgatttttaataaataaaaacctgttattatttatgaaaatataggAATTTTAATGTTAAATCATGTTTGTCCAGTGTTGCTGTCATAAACATAGACCATATTATATAAATCACTAATTGCATGAGAGAGATGTAGTAACAACTAAGTTCTTACAATCAATAAATCAAATGAGTAAAGCAAACTGATCCCTTACACATCCCTTAGCTTATAAAATTTGAAAACTTGgaattgtttatatttaaaagaatgcatttttaaaatacattatcagTGCCAGTATCAAGTTTAATAATGTATCAAGCAGCTAATacagtttacaaaatgtttattagcaACTAATATcactaatattaaaaatgcacactatactatatttgtaatataaatattactgcttttaaaataaaatcagtttggtTAACTGAATCCCAATAAAATGTTActaaagctaataaaataaataatttcgaaaaaagttcaaacaaataaaatattggaatttatataatatagtatagtgcttttttttttttgcctgtcaatattataagtattattaGAAAAAACACATATCTTTACATATGCTGTATCTGTTATAGCAAATAACAAAATCAGTAAGATAAAGCATAACTTTGTacattaatattgtaatatgcaTACAAACAACAACAGATACAAACACTACCGCAGCAATTACCTGAGAAAATTAGAGAGTGATATCTCTTCTGTAAGTGTACAAGTTCTGTACTGTGGGCTCAGGTAGGATTTTATAACTTGAATGAAGTCTCCACCTCTAGCCCAGCCTCCACTTATTAGCTGGTGCAGTATAATAGAGAGTGATCTAAGGTTGTACAATACCATGTAAAACCCACAGAAAAGATATTAGTTTCAGAAACCTCTAATTATCCTCTTGCCGCACCACTTTGAA
The Pyxicephalus adspersus chromosome 7, UCB_Pads_2.0, whole genome shotgun sequence genome window above contains:
- the LOC140336053 gene encoding transient receptor potential cation channel subfamily M member 8-like, which gives rise to MKYIGEVVRDNTISRSSEEKVVAIGIAAWGMISNRDTLIRTSTTEGNYVAHYIMEEQKRDPLYCLDNNHTHLILVDNGTNGHATVEADLRASLEKYISELNVPDSNYGGKIPIVCIAQGGGKDTLRALNTAIKSKIPCVVVEGSGQTADVIASLVESECTSLASSVIKERLVRFLPRTVSRLAEDEIETWIRWTKEIMEHMHLLTVIKMEQAGDEIVSNAISFALYKD
- the LOC140336054 gene encoding transient receptor potential cation channel subfamily M member 8-like; this translates as MRSRRSGMMESSRTLYSSMSRSIELSLDDLDAVKFIQENFKKRECITYTKDSKSHDGNCKCGYSKIQHIEAIQTNQNDKWNYKKHTKELPTDAYGDIQFEAYGRRGKYIRLSRDTTPETLYELMTQYWQLKTPNLIISVTGGAKNFSLKPRMRKIFSRLIYIAQTKGYVHTSADA